The Nitrospirales bacterium genome includes a window with the following:
- the modA gene encoding molybdate ABC transporter substrate-binding protein: MTTTSIWKKLGIVIAVGGILSLVATKESVQAEPLTVGAPPSMKAALQEIVPMFEDEYGESVKVVYSASPTLRRQVEKGAPIDVFLGASTEDVNILHDKNMTLYNGPQPYAETSLVLVMSSQSYAMPISFNEAIPNQATIALGHPRTSSLGEVTYQALADLSPVHKKQGKFIHAKHAEDIMNLIHTGKAEMGIVYRSDAISNGKVYIVDEEPTGTHVPVQLGQAIVSTCREASLPVAKKFFDYMLSARIQKLMLKYGFDSVSPNQLS, from the coding sequence ATGACAACGACAAGTATTTGGAAGAAACTGGGTATCGTGATCGCAGTCGGCGGAATACTCAGCTTAGTGGCTACCAAGGAGTCCGTACAAGCAGAGCCTTTGACAGTCGGTGCTCCGCCAAGCATGAAGGCTGCGTTACAGGAAATCGTACCGATGTTCGAGGATGAATACGGTGAAAGCGTGAAGGTCGTCTACAGCGCTTCTCCAACGCTGCGTCGACAAGTTGAAAAAGGCGCTCCGATTGATGTCTTTCTTGGGGCATCGACCGAGGACGTGAACATCCTCCATGATAAAAACATGACACTCTATAATGGGCCTCAACCCTATGCCGAGACTTCCCTGGTGCTCGTCATGTCCTCGCAATCATACGCAATGCCGATCTCTTTTAATGAGGCGATTCCCAACCAAGCAACGATTGCTCTTGGGCACCCCCGCACGTCGTCCCTTGGGGAAGTCACGTATCAAGCGCTGGCCGATCTTTCCCCTGTTCATAAGAAACAAGGCAAGTTTATCCATGCCAAGCATGCTGAAGATATCATGAACTTAATCCACACCGGCAAAGCGGAGATGGGAATCGTCTATCGCTCGGACGCCATCAGCAATGGGAAAGTCTATATTGTTGATGAAGAACCAACTGGGACGCATGTACCGGTCCAATTAGGGCAGGCCATTGTATCTACCTGCCGCGAGGCTTCTTTGCCTGTCGCAAAGAAATTTTTTGACTACATGTTAAGCGCCCGCATACAAAAACTGATGCTCAAGTACGGCTTTGATTCCGTATCCCCGAATCAGCTTTCGTAA
- a CDS encoding CBS domain-containing protein, whose product MDSSLVNRVKQGVPLDRDIERLRSQLSILKGYLKAEPTAEDLLDYDAKVVDLISDILGSSSPMIEAYEYATVGEAAGLMNWPDEAPEGMTHESERENLRQRLRILESCIADLETRRAAATHGARRKHISGPRVAEYMSKSIRAIPMEATLKEAGQSLNQWNVGSLLVQSGEEFIGYITDTELTREVVGGGVDATTATVKTCMREPVISIESSDPIVEAVRLMKEKATRHLAVTENGQIMGVVSVSDVLRYYSGVN is encoded by the coding sequence ATGGACAGCTCGCTTGTCAATCGCGTCAAACAAGGGGTTCCGCTTGATCGTGACATCGAACGTTTACGAAGCCAATTATCTATCCTCAAGGGCTACTTAAAAGCGGAGCCAACCGCGGAAGATTTATTAGACTACGATGCCAAGGTCGTCGATCTGATCAGTGACATTTTGGGAAGCTCTTCCCCGATGATTGAGGCCTATGAATATGCCACGGTTGGAGAAGCGGCGGGCCTGATGAATTGGCCTGATGAAGCCCCTGAAGGGATGACGCACGAGTCGGAACGGGAAAATCTCCGACAGCGGTTACGAATTCTTGAGAGTTGTATCGCGGACCTGGAGACTCGTCGAGCTGCGGCGACGCATGGGGCTCGTCGAAAACATATCTCAGGGCCGCGCGTCGCGGAATACATGTCAAAATCTATTCGTGCGATTCCAATGGAGGCTACGCTGAAAGAAGCGGGACAAAGTCTGAATCAGTGGAATGTCGGATCCTTGTTGGTTCAAAGCGGGGAGGAGTTTATCGGGTATATTACCGATACCGAGCTTACCAGAGAGGTTGTGGGAGGCGGGGTCGATGCAACCACCGCGACGGTGAAGACTTGTATGCGAGAGCCGGTCATTTCGATCGAAAGTAGTGATCCGATCGTGGAAGCCGTGCGATTAATGAAAGAAAAGGCGACCCGCCATTTAGCGGTGACCGAAAATGGTCAAATCATGGGAGTGGTATCTGTCTCTGATGTTTTGAGGTATTATTCTGGTGTGAATTAA